In one Coccinella septempunctata chromosome 6, icCocSept1.1, whole genome shotgun sequence genomic region, the following are encoded:
- the LOC123315288 gene encoding leucine-rich repeat-containing protein 57 has protein sequence MGNSSMKQHINTAQKTGVLKVSQGKLSEFPPSFRQLENNLRTLDLSENKFLVLPEEISRFMQLKHLNLQKNKLAKIPDCIGALTKLETLNASHNNLSALPRTLSNLIHLKQVYISSNYLKEFPLMFCGLKHLDLLDLSKNEIESIPSDVAGLYVTELNLNQNQITFISPQIAECPRLKTLRLEENCLQLSAISPKILRDSKIANLSLDGNLFEPKQLSDIDGYEIYMDRFTAVKKKMF, from the coding sequence ATGGGAAATTCTAGTATGAAACAGCATATCAATACAGCCCAGAAGACTGGAGTATTAAAGGTATCTCAAGGAAAACTATCGGAATTTCCTCCTTCATTTAGACAATTGGAGAATAACCTAAGGACGTTAGATTTATCAGAAAACAAATTTTTGGTATTACCAGAGGAAATAAGCAGGTTTATGCAATTGAAACACTTGAATTTGCAGAAAAATAAGCTTGCAAAGATACCAGATTGCATTGGGGCATTAACGAAACTAGAAACATTGAATGCTTCTCATAACAATCTGAGTGCATTACCAAGAACACTGTCTAACCTAATCCATTTAAAACAAGTATATATAAGTAGTAACTACTTGAAAGAGTTCCCATTGATGTTCTGTGGGTTGAAACACCTGGATTTATTAGATTTGTCCAAAAACGAAATCGAATCAATTCCTTCTGATGTAGCAGGGTTATATGTGACTGAACTTAATCTGAACCAAAACCAAATAACTTTCATATCGCCACAAATAGCAGAATGTCCTCGTTTGAAAACACTAAGGTTAGAGGAGAACTGTTTGCAGCTATCTGCAATTTCCCCAAAGATCCTGAGGGATTCTAAGATAGCAAATCTGTCGTTGGATGGAAACCTTTTCGAGCCTAAACAATTATCGGATATTGATGGCTATGAAATCTACATGGACAGGTTCACAgcagtcaaaaaaaaaatgttttga